Part of the Candidatus Desulfatibia profunda genome, TTAAACAATTTTTCTATATTTTGAAAAGCGGGTTAATTTTCATATAAATTGCTTGACAACAAACTGTTTATTGTTTTACCGTATCGAATTTGCCAATTGCGATATTTATTGTGAATCTTTAGACACCGAGGGAGAGTATGCCGACCATTAACCAGTTAGTAAAAAAGGGCAGGAAACGGGTAAAGAAAAAAACCAATACACCGGCGCTCAAGAATGCTCCTCAAAAGAGGGGGGTGTGTACACGCGTGTATACCTCAACACCCAAAAAACCCAACTCCGCACTGCGCAAGGTTGCCAGAGTCCGGTTGACCACCGGTGTGGAGGTTACGGCATATATACCCGGTATAGGGCA contains:
- a CDS encoding 30S ribosomal protein S12, which translates into the protein MPTINQLVKKGRKRVKKKTNTPALKNAPQKRGVCTRVYTSTPKKPNSALRKVARVRLTTGVEVTAYIPGIGHNLQEHSVVLVRGGRVKDLPGVRYHIVRGTLDTLGVEDRKQSRSKYGSKKPK